CTTGCAGCTGTCCAGAAGGTGTTTATGCAGGGCGATTTTCAAGAGACCCAGAACGAACTGGATATTGCCATAGAAGGCAATGGTTTTTTGACGGTTATAATGCCTACCGGTGAAAAGGGTTATACAAGGTCATGTTCTTTAAAGAGGGATTCAGATGGAAAGATAGTGACCTCTGATGGATATGCCTTAGAGCCCAGCATAACCATACCTAATAATACCATATCTATCTCCATAAGACCTAATGGGACAGTATCTGCAAAGATTGCAAATCAGTCAGAGCCTCAGCAACTCGGTACAATAGAACTGGCAATGTTTCCAAACCCATCAGGGTTAAAATCCATGGGCAAGAGTCTTTATATGGAGACAGATGCAAGCGGTTCTCCTATTACAGGAAAACCAGGTGAAGACGGTAGAGGCACACTCCTTCAAGGCTTTCTTGAGATGTCCAATGTGAATGTCATGCAGGAAATGATCAATCTCATTGTCGGCCAGCGCGCATACGAAGTGAACTCAAAGGCGATTCAGGCCGCAGACGAGATGCTACAAATGGCCAATAATGTGAGAAGGTAGGGATGATGGGACAGATAATTTTCAAGATATATAACCACTTCAGTGGTGAGAGGGGGAGGCTCAACGGGCTTATGCCCGTGGAGGGGGCGACGCAAGCCCCAGTAATTGCCGAGATGCTACAAATGGC
The sequence above is drawn from the Syntrophorhabdaceae bacterium genome and encodes:
- the flgG gene encoding flagellar basal-body rod protein FlgG, whose product is MIRALWTAGTGMNVQQVNLDIIANNIANVNTNGFKRSRADFQDLMYQTLRLQGIKTGEGNQVPTGIEIGHGAMLAAVQKVFMQGDFQETQNELDIAIEGNGFLTVIMPTGEKGYTRSCSLKRDSDGKIVTSDGYALEPSITIPNNTISISIRPNGTVSAKIANQSEPQQLGTIELAMFPNPSGLKSMGKSLYMETDASGSPITGKPGEDGRGTLLQGFLEMSNVNVMQEMINLIVGQRAYEVNSKAIQAADEMLQMANNVRR